One Leishmania major strain Friedlin complete genome, chromosome 5 DNA segment encodes these proteins:
- a CDS encoding putative protein kinase gives MNSTINSKGASAAAAATAAVPLHGGDSHRMGAAATAGGSERANWNNPSFVAAPRNSSGTINVDGYPPAQDHQQPSHPLLLSHSTDVDDAGNGAQHAAVNEPLEYCGVRLLPGVEQIDFDEGYYVGTIDENGEMAGYGKATWHSGDTYEGEWLNGMMHGKGTYTWADGDYYQGDYVRGRMEGRGEMKDATGLYTGEWADDMRQGYGRMLYAGGNVYEGEWLAGMRHGSGKLVEPAAHVMYEGEFNRNEKEGRGVQTNSDGDVYEGEFARGKPNGRGTYLWADGARYIGMFKDGVKHGDGCEWLANGDWVAGLFVDGEHVDSQSTLHKATVLTPDSSDADGGSEDGAGDGGGGGSRGSIGLSESTAAAVLAPLDAAKLRRIADQVHAPSFSINGSATAMRSLRSSLRKNSSSNYQDFSGLGGVTIEEASSSFLRSLAAPQMLLDDSDLEGWTPLKTIGKGSFGAVYTALLRNGRTVCCKVIELGTVESEEEMDKLRNEIALMRRLRHPNCVQYYGSLEDKVKNTLNIFMEYVSGGTLTSFVTKFKSIPLETLRQWVYQMVCGVKYLHECGIVHRDIKGDNVLVSVDGIVKLADFGCSKAIDDVCSATHGCSTMVGTPYWMAPEVIKCEAGGYGVKSDIWSIGCTIVEMLTGKPPWPECNSMWAAVYKIANSTGLPTEIPADIDPKLMDLLQKCFERDPKLRPTAAGMLSHPFLAKVTEGVA, from the coding sequence ATGAACAGCACTATAAATAGCAAGGGTGCctctgcggccgctgctgctacggcggcggtgccattACACGGCGGTGACAGTCACCGCatgggagcagcagcgacagctgGTGGCAGTGAGCGCGCGAACTGGAATAACCCCTCATtcgtggcagcgccgcgcaacagcagcgggacAATCAATGTCGACGGCTACCCTCCAGCGCAGGACCATCAACAGCCATCGCATCCCTTGCTGCTGTCGCACAGCACAGACGTGGACGATGCCGGcaacggcgcgcagcacgcggcggTCAACGAGCCGCTCGAGTACTGTGGTGTGCGTCTCCTGCCCGGAGTGGAGCAGATCGACTTTGATGAGGGCTATTACGTCGGCACGATCGACGAGAACGGCGAGATGGCCGGCTACGGCAAGGCGACGTGGCACAGCGGCGACACGTACGAAGGCGAGTGGCTGAACGGTATGATGCATGGTAAGGGCACCTACACGTGGGCGGACGGCGACTACTACCAGGGCGACTACGTGAGAGGTCGCATGGAGGGTCGTGGCGAGATGAAGGACGCCACGGGGCTGTACACGGGTGAGTGGGCAGACGACATGCGGCAAGGCTATGGGCGCATGCTGTACGCCGGCGGCAACGTGTACGAGGGTGAGTGGCTGGCAGGCATGCGTCACGGCTCTGGCAAGCTTGTCGAGCCCGCCGCGCACGTCATGTACGAGGGCGAGTTCAACCggaacgaaaaagagggcCGTGGCGTGCAGACGAACTCTGACGGCGACGTCTACGAGGGCGAGTTCGCCCGCGGCAAACCCAACGGCCGCGGCACCTATCTCTGGGCCGACGGTGCACGCTACATCGGCATGTTTAAGGACGGCGTCAAGCACGGCGATGGGTGTGAGTGGCTCGCCAACGGCGACTGGGTGGCAGGGCTCTTTGTTGACGGCGAGCACGTGGACAGCCAATCGACGCTCCACAAGGCAACCGTCCTCACACctgacagcagcgacgccgatggcggAAGCGAGGACGGTGcgggtgacggcggcggtggcggcagtcGGGGAAGCATCGGTCTCTCCGAatcgacggcggccgccgtaCTCGCCCCTCTCGACGCTgcgaagctgcgccgcattGCTGATCAAGTGCACGCCCCGTCCTTCTCGATAAACGGGTCGGCAACAGCCATGAGGAGCCTCAGGAGCTCGTTGCGCAAGAACAGCTCCTCGAACTACCAAGACTTCAGCGGCTTAGGCGGTGTAACTATCGAGGAGGCATCGTCGTCATTCTTGCGCTCTCTGGCGGCTCCGCAGATGCTGCTGGACGACAGCGACCTCGAAGGCTGGACGCCGCTCAAGACGATCGGCAAGGGTAGCTTCGGTGCCGTGTACACGGCCCTCCTGCGCAACGGCCGAACGGTGTGCTGCAAGGTGATCGAGCTTGGCACTgtggagagcgaggaggagatggatAAGTTACGCAACGAGATTGCGCTGAtgaggcggctgcggcacccgAACTGCGTCCAGTACTACGGTAGTCTCGAGGACAAGGTGAAGAACACGCTGAACATATTCATGGAGTACGTCAGCGGGGGCACACTCACGAGCTTCGTGACCAAGTTCAAGAGCATTCCGCTGGagacgctgcggcagtgggTATACCAGATGGTGTGCGGCGTGAAATACCTGCATGAGTGCGGCATCGTGCACCGCGACATCAAGGGCGACAACGTGCTCGTCTCCGTCGACGGCATCGTGAAGCTGGCGGACTTCGGCTGCAGCAAGGCGATCGACGATgtctgcagcgccacacaTGGTTGCTCGACGATGGTCGGCACGCCGTACTGGATGGCCCCGGAGGTGATCAAGTGCGAGGCTGGCGGGTACGGTGTCAAGAGTGACATCTGGTCCATTGGCTGCACGATTGTGGAGATGCTGACGGGCAAGCCGCCGTGGCCGGAGTGCAACTCGATGTGGGCCGCCGTGTACAAGATCGCAAACTCTACCGGATTGCCGACGGAGATACCGGCCGACATCGACCCGAAGCTGATGGACCTGCTGCAGAAGTGCTTTGAGCGCGATCCGAAGCTGCGCCCGACCGCCGCAGGCATGCTGAGCCACCCGTTCTTGGCCAAGGTAACCGAGGGAGTCGCGTag